A window of Populus trichocarpa isolate Nisqually-1 chromosome 17, P.trichocarpa_v4.1, whole genome shotgun sequence genomic DNA:
GGGTCTCTATTTTGAGCCCAGCCCACGGTTAGGCtggatttgttttattaaaaaggaTTTTGGGCCATCTGTTGGCCTAATTAGATTGGTCCTTGGGCCTAGTGAGCCCAGCCCATATGATTATGTGACTGGACTAAGTCCAACCCAACTTTAAAGGCTTGTGCCTGattttcatcaaagaaaaaatcattttttcgtTCTGTTTGACAAACATATCATTAAGATATTTTTCATGCCTctagttttaaaataagaaCATGTATGACAGACACGTTctattaccttttcttttagccTTAGTTTGTCCTTTATTTAGTATCTAGTAAAATAATCTCTAAATAATCTTTGCAAATTCTGAAAAACATTCAAGggccattttaaaattatttgtgggttctttgcttgttttttaaccatttcatttaataattggTTTGTAAACTTATATTGTAAGATATTAACATAGcattaaatatacatttttttctttaaaatttcaaaaaaaatacaaaaaaaaaaaattctatatttaaaaaaatacaaaaaatacatttttatttgtgtgcatatggtcaagtctctcaaatataaaaataaatcatatattttcataaataataaaaaaatacaaggcgtgatttagcatttttaaatataaaaaatcaagaaaaatagttttgttgataTCTTTGCAtgaatttttggatttaataataagtTTATAAAATCTATGAGAACTTGacctacattttaaaaatatcaaaaaatctattttgtttgTTCAAATATCaaggattatgaatttatacataagacgtattcttgatattaaaaaaaattcaaaaaatataatttgacattagaatggttaggttttaacTTACTAAGATaaagatctccttaccgagAATGACCTTTCTTAAAACCTTAAAcagaccaacaattaaaaaaacacaacggtaccttagtttatattagacaaataaacaatgcagcttactttAAGTAAGATATACTACTAGTGATACGTCCTCCCTATACACAACTAGTCCCCTTATCTAGACTCTAAGATCAATTAATATTTCTAGTGACTAagatactaggtggtgactccaattttttttttttaataagaaacaagaattcttttttttttcacccatCACCACAAAGATCCTACTCTAGAAGGATGATTATCGCGACACTGTACACGTGTGCCAATACTTATAGATGATAATTATTAAATAGTCAGCTTGTGACTATTCTTATGatgtaaaacataaaaatccacCATTTTCATGAACACCACAGTTAGAAAGCTCAAATTTATATTGAAAGTTTTAGAGCGTTACACACCATATAATTTTCTATCATGATACTTGGCCTTTTATAAGGCGCATTAACTAGTAACCAGTCCAGGACATGTTTATGAAGTGCATTCAAGGATGACCTATTATCAATTAACACCTTTATAATTACATAGTCTTTACACTTTATTGTGATGTATATTGATTTGTTAAGTGTTATCCCTTCATGATTATCGCGACACTGTACATGTGTGCCAATACTTATAGATGATAATTATTAAATAGTCAGCTTGTGACTATTCTTATGatgtaaaacataaaaatccacCATTTTCATGAACACCACAGTTAGAAAGCTCAAATTTATATTGAAAGTTTTAGAGCGTTACACACCATATAATTTTCTATCATGATACTTGGCCTTTTATAAGGCGCATTAACTAGTAACCAGTCCAGGACATGTTTATGAAGTGCATTCAAGGCTGACCTATTATCAATTAACACCTTTATAATTACATAGTCTTTAAACTTTATTGTGATGTATATTGATTTGTTAAGTGTTATCCCTTCATCTAACTCATTTTTATAAAGTACAGACAGTTAATGGCTTAGATCCTACCCACCAAATACTTCATGGAGTCCTATGTAATGTCTTGTAGGATATAAGTTTCATTTAGAACTTTCTATAATGCATTTATATATAGAGTTTAATGCTCAGGATTAATGATAGTATATAAATCCAAGTGAgagttttcttaaattattcCATCACATTGTATTCATTGTGTTTCATCAACTTTAAGAATCTAATAACCTCTTTCTTATTTATGGGCTTGGTGACCTCATCATTCCTGGTCAACTCCTCGACTGCCttacctttttcctttttctttctttctaactCTTCCAATGTAAAACATCTTCCACTCCTTATCCATCGTCTTATTTCATCTTAAAAATTAGGGAAATGCCCTTGGTATGGAAGGTATATCTACACCTATAAGGTTATGTATTATAATTTCCATTGTTTGAATGAATAAGCTTTGTCAAAATCATTTAAGAAGAACCTACAGTCGACTAGTTTCTGCATACTTTAAATCTCTCATCTTGGAATGCCACAAATCCTATCTCACTTTTAGTTTTGTCATATCTTATCCTCAACACTCCAAAGGCTATTATAACCTCAACCTTATGATGAAATTCCTCACAAAAATCAATATCATGACCAAACTAGCAAtgatatttgcaatattcaCCAAAATTTATATCGGTTAGTATCTGTATACTTTAGATTCTCAtcttgaaatgccaccatttCTATCTCATTTTTAATCTGGTCATCTTCCATCCTCAACATTCTTAGATTCTCAtcttgaaatgccaccatttCTATCTCACTTTTAATCTGGTCATCTTCCATCCTTAACATTCTAAAAGCTATCATGGTCTCAACCCTATGATGGAATTccttataaaaatcaatatcatgACCAAACTAGTGATGATATTTACAATATTCACCAGAATCTATGTTGGCTTGTACCTTGGATGGTGGTCGAAGTCAATTTTCATATCCCAATATGTCATACAAACTACTCATAGTCATCTTCACATCCGTCTCTTACTTTTTCCCATATTCAAAAGCAATCACATTTACTCTTTCACTCTTAAAGGCGTGATTTGAGAGTGGATTAATATTCACATTAGGATTCTGATTTAATGTTATCCAACCCACCTTAATGAGTTGTAAAAGTTTGTTCTTAAAGATGAAGCAACTATCATACTATGTCCAACAGCACGAGTGGATACTCATAGGTTTGATTAGGTTTATAACACTTTGAATATGGTGGTTAATCTGGGTTTTCAGAGATAGAAGCAATTTGACTAATATTAAATAGCTTTTTGTACCTTTCATATAAAGATAAAGGGAGTGGTGGTAATTGTTCTTTGGTTCTTTAAAAATTCTTGTAGGGACAGTAATCATGTTTGACACACTTTAGCTTACCATACATACTTCATCCAATCAAGCATCCATAAATACATATACAagcataattattttaaattaaaaaaataaaaaataaaataaattagatttgaaaATTATTGAAATGCCCATAGTCAAactataaaattactaaaatgcCATTGGTCAAGCTATTAAATAACTAAAACACCCCTAACAATGCACTGTATTGTTCACTCGATGTGTGAGCCTAGCGCACCGCCATTATGTATGGTCCAGTAACGATCCTGAGAGGATGGTGGCTTGTTGAGCAACTCTCCAGGTAGATCTCGATCTCGTTCATCCACTAATTGTAGCAGTGTATCTCACAATTAACTAGGGAGGGAGATCAACGATAAAGAAGGCTCGAGTGAACTGAACGATTCTCTTCCCTTTTCTAGCCTTTAACAATGGTGTTGATGATGAGGACTAGTCGAGTTTTGATCGGGGGAGGCTGACTCTCCTTTCTATGGTGGTTTCAAGGCGTTTGATGGTTGGACATCGGAGATATGGTGGCTAGAATCACCGTCAGCGGCTGATGGTGTTGGGCTTCAGTGTTGACAagggtaatatatatatatatatatatatatataagggggTAAAGTTAAAATCAGTATAAAAAGGTTGTTTTCAccgctaaaaaaaaaaaaaaaaaaaaaacgaccgCCAAAAATTTCCTTTCTAGACTATGGTTAAAATCGCTTTAGCCATGAAATGATGAATTTGCCTCcggtaaataattttttaatgtgctGCCACTTGAAGAGCCTGCTGCTTTCCTGAATTCTAATGATGTATCAAAGTTGATTAATAGTTGTTCTAAACCCATATTCCAGGCACAAAACATTTGCTGAATTTGGTCTCCTTTCTTGGCAGAAGCTTCTGCAAATATGCATAAAATGCAAATAGTAAGAGGAAATGGAGGGAGCCCTGCAAAAAGTTTTGAttgcatgtatatatgtttGTAGTTAGCTTAAAATCAAGCAGTCAATGAACCCTGCAAGTGTTGCCAATGAGTCTGACTTTAGTTTCATGATAAGAGTATCGAAGGCTCTATGAATTAGTCTTTGCCTGTCAGAAATCTCCAATTGgaaaattctaaaaagaaagaagagagccTGCATACATCAATAAGCTTCCAAAGAGGCACAAGGCGTGGACGACCTACCCAAAGATTCAAGATCCATGCGGCTGAAGGTTACAcaatcaaacaaacaataacAGCTTATAATGGCAATCAAACAATCAAATACTGCTTTTCATGTCTTGGGACTTCAAGCAACTAGCAAACATTGTTTTTCTCAAAATGTACATTTTAGAGAGCCATGCTTTTCTCCTCGTGATCCCTTTAAATCTTCACTTAAATCTTGGACAGCTCTTTGCTCTCCTTGTTCTTGTCATTagtattaattttcttaatctcAAATCACTTTCAGACAAACTTCCTTAAAGTTTGCCAACACCAGGATAGAAAGaagcagagagagagatcaGAGAGCTTACTAGCATGTCGGCTGTCACCGGAGGTTGCTTTTTTATGGCAGTTCATTGTCGTGTAATGCCCTCTTCGTCATCAACTAGCAAACCAAAACTGAAGCCCATATCAAGAACGACAACGACCAATTTAAATGGGAATAGGGGATTTAAAAAGAAGCGGGAAGAAGTACAAACAGAGGAGATAAGAGAGAAGCAAAATCCGTATGTATTAGAGttggagaaaaaagaaatggagttTACGAGTAGTATGAAAAGCTTCCATGATTACTTTGAGCAGTGCAAGAATTTCATTAAACAGGACAGCGGTCCACCTCGGTGGTTCTCTCCGTTAGAGTGCGGTTCTCGCCTGGACAATTCTCCACTCCTCCTATTTTTGCCTGGTGACCactctcaattaattttagttttcctTTCCCTGTAAATTACTTGAGATTAAATTTAGAATCATTCTTCTTTGTTGGTAATTCAAGTATGAAAAATAAGATACCATCGTGTATTGTATTGTCCAGGGATTGATGGTGTTGGGCTAGGACTCTGTAAGCATCACCATACTCTTGGAAAGTAAGCATTACTTCGAACAGGACTAATCTCGAGTCATATACAATTAGTTGTAGCAGCCCGAAATGACTCACAGATACCCCATTGTTTGTAAATACAAAGCAAGATTTCCCTACAAAAAAAGCATGATAGATACTATTTCCATGATGATTCCTAATGTTATATATGCTGCCTAACACATTATTTCTCCGCTTTTGAAACCCTAGGATTTTTGACATATGGTGCTTGCATGTTCCGGTTAAGGACAGAACACCCTTTTTAGGTTCTTTTCTATCTTTACACCATCACTTTGTTTTATACTGCAGTGCAGGTAGAAGAGATTGGTGCCATTGTAATTAACCTTGTATGTGCATTTACATTTACTTCAATATGATTCAGGCCTTGTGAAGTTTGTTGAGAGAACAGTAAGAGCAGAGAATTACCATTCGCCGAAACGACCTATATATCTTGTTGGAGAATCTCTTGGAGCATGCCTTGCACTAGCTGTTGCAGCTCGTAACCCTGACATTAATCTTTCACTCCTTTTGTCTAATCCAGGTGAATAATCGCTTCCTTTtcaataattaagtttattattaaatttgtttcaaCAAAACTCTCTTAAAAGATGTGGCTGATTGTTACTAAATAGCTCATGATTCAAAATGATGCttgttaatttgatgtttttatcgCAGCAACATCTTTTGAAAAGTCACCACTGCAACCACTTGTCTCTTTCTTGGAAATCATACCCATCGAACACCAGCTTTGGCTTTCTTATATGCTGAGCTTAATGACAGGTTCCTTATCTACCATTATTACATAGTCTGCCTTAATTTGCTAGTTTCCTGtgacacattttttattttgataaacgCTAAGGACAATTTTCTTGCCCTTACAAAGTGGGACAAAGCTAAAACGAACAAAAATatctgcaaaaagaaaaaaaattcaaaattcgtCATGTTATATGTTGGATAAATAAGTCTTGAACCAGATGCAGTTTTTCTAGTTTGCTACTTGCCATGTTCAATGGAGATTGTCAGCACGAATAGAAGTTATCACACTAAGTACCTATGCAATATTACTCCCAGTTGACTCCAGTCGTTGTGTTGCATACATTTAGGTGATTCTTTGAAGATTGTAATGGACAATGCAGTAAAGGGAATTCCAGTACAACAAATAATTGGAGGATTATCAAAAGACGTTATTGCTATGTCATCTCACCTCAATGTAAGATCAACAAAAAACCTTTATTCTGCAAATGAAGAACTCTCTTAAGCATCTCTCTTATTGTTGGCATAAATTATGTTAGCTGctaaaggaaaaagaaaaataaccagTGCTAGATGTCTTTTGATGCTCATAATGATGGTGATAGTGTTATGTTTACCTGACTCTTTTGTTGGATACATTCTTAGTTTGGAATGTGTTGCCAGTCTTGATAATGAAAATTGATGGTTTTGTATCACAGGATTTAGCTGCCCTTTTACCTAGAGAAACACTTCTCTGGAAGCAACAGATGCTTAAACCAGCTTCAGAATTCGCCAATTCTCGCCTCCATGCTGTAAAAGCTCAAACAGTTGTACTTTCCAGGTTTGTCTCTTTCAGAATCTATAGCAAGGTAGTAGTAACTCTTAAGCAAGAGCGACAAAAGCCCAGTGTATTGATTGTACCTGTATTGAATAGTAGAatccaaatttataaaaaaaggtttcagATTAAACCACCCTATTCCCTAATGCTAGATAAATAATTCCGTTTTGAtgcaaaaacatttaatatgaCAAAAAGTGCTGTAATTTGGACTCGCCATTGGTGTTGcacttgaattttaaataactaAAGGAAATCAACAAAAAACTGCATGAAGAATTATTGTCTTTAACCTCTACAAATTGTTTCCATTCAATGAGTGTCAACACTGTATTTCCTCCATGATAATTGTGAGTTTTGAAGCTACAAGTCTAATTCCCTTACAAAATGTTTGGTTCCTTGCTTGTCTTTCTTAGCGGAAAGGATCAGCTGCTACCAAGTGAAGAGGAAGGTCAAAGACTTTTTCGTGCGCTCCCAAAATGTGAGAATATCAAGTTTAATGACAGTGGGCATTTCCTCCTCCTGGTATGATAATCTCTCTCAGCTTTTGTGCCTGAGTGTGTTGCATCTAAAATATATCATGTTTGATTTAGTAGCTATGCCTATTTGTGGTAGGAAAATGGCATTGATTTGGCAACAATAATCAAAGGTACTGTTGCTTTCTATCGCCTCGGAATACACCACGACTATGTTTCAGATTATGTACCACCGACCCCTTCCGAACTCAAAAAGTTATACGAATTGAACAGGTTGATTATCTTATTCTCTTCCAATAAGGAGTGATCATTTCCtattatcaggaaaaaaaacttctattCACTCAGCTAGTCCATTGTAATGGCATAATATTTGTGTGCTATGGAAAAATCATGCTTAATTCAATTTCCTCGCAAGAACTCTATTGATTTGATGGACTTTTTCATACAATATCTGCTACCTTGATTTGTATTTATGTTATGGTAGACAATATTTACCCCGTCTGCCAACCACTTATAGTCCTCCGATGTTATAGGAGGAGTTATGGGGATCAAAGTTATAGCAGAATCATGTTCATATAccataaataatgttttctaacaattattgtgtttttaggTTGTTTCTGATAGCTACAAGTGCTGTCATGCTCTCAACTCTGGAAGGTGGGAAGGTTGTGAAGGGCCTTGCAGGAATTCCTTCAGACGGACCAGTCCTGTTCGTTGGCTATCATATGTTAATGGGATATGAATTGGCCCCGATGGTATCCCAATTGTTGTTGGAAAGAAATATTCTTCTGAGAGGGCTGGCGCATCCACTTCTCTTcatgaggaagaagaaagaagggaCGTTACCTCCATTATCAGATTTTGATCTAATAAGGGTAATGGGTGCAGTACCAGTTTCAGGAACCAACTTATTCAAACTTCTATCTTCAAAGGCTCATGTGCTACTGTACCCAGGAGGTGCGCGCGAGGCTGCTCATCGGAAGGTACCGAAGCTTTGAAGTTTCCTTTCGATAAAAATGCCtacaatttgaaataatttcttCAACATTTGTGTTATATATCCcggaaatttgaattttgattcgATTATCTTGTGATCACCTGCATATAAATAGAAATTCAATCCATCTTACACGCTACCTCGCTTGCTTTGTAGAGGGAGTTTGTTTCTATTTTGCTTGGCCCAAACATAACATGAAGAACTTTGGAATGAATTGCAATTCATTATTCCATAAATTAGAAATTCAATCCATCTTACATGTTCATATACCATAAATAGAGATGTTTTCAAATAATACCCTTTGAGAGGGAGTTGAGGTGGACTTTGTCTTAATTAGTGATTCGAGAATACAACTTCACCATCGTATCGAAAAAGAAGCAGCCTCCCCTTTGCGATTTTAGGTTGTGCACCGTGCACAGTTCACGTtctgttttgatatattatacaTGCTTTCTGCTCCATAAAATGTGATTTAGCATCAAGTTATGCACATAGTAAAACTGGAACCAAGCTTGTTAGCAGCTTTTTCTGTCTGTTTTGTGACATAGAAACTTTATGTTCTTCACACTCAAAAAGTTTTAACATTTTAGGTTTTGCTACGAACAAATGTTTTCATACTTTTCAGGGTGAACAGTACAAGTTGTTCTGGCCAGAACATCCCGAGTTTGTGAGGACAGCAGCTAGATTTGGAGCCAAAATTGTGCCATTTGGAGTTGTTGGAGAAGATGATTTTGGTGAAGTCAGTCCTGCTGGCAGCTAAATTTCAATCTTAATCTCATTCATTTCCATTACTTTACTTCTTCCCTTCAATGAAGAGTTGATTGCAGCATACTCTTCGTCTCAGGTGGTTTTTGATTTGGACGATCAAATGAAGATTCCTTtcctaagggatgaaattagaagatcAACAGAAGAAGAGGGTATCAGAGTGA
This region includes:
- the LOC18107129 gene encoding phytyl ester synthase 2, chloroplastic → MSAVTGGCFFMAVHCRVMPSSSSTSKPKLKPISRTTTTNLNGNRGFKKKREEVQTEEIREKQNPYVLELEKKEMEFTSSMKSFHDYFEQCKNFIKQDSGPPRWFSPLECGSRLDNSPLLLFLPGIDGVGLGLCKHHHTLGKIFDIWCLHVPVKDRTPFLGLVKFVERTVRAENYHSPKRPIYLVGESLGACLALAVAARNPDINLSLLLSNPATSFEKSPLQPLVSFLEIIPIEHQLWLSYMLSLMTGDSLKIVMDNAVKGIPVQQIIGGLSKDVIAMSSHLNDLAALLPRETLLWKQQMLKPASEFANSRLHAVKAQTVVLSSGKDQLLPSEEEGQRLFRALPKCENIKFNDSGHFLLLENGIDLATIIKGTVAFYRLGIHHDYVSDYVPPTPSELKKLYELNRLFLIATSAVMLSTLEGGKVVKGLAGIPSDGPVLFVGYHMLMGYELAPMVSQLLLERNILLRGLAHPLLFMRKKKEGTLPPLSDFDLIRVMGAVPVSGTNLFKLLSSKAHVLLYPGGAREAAHRKGEQYKLFWPEHPEFVRTAARFGAKIVPFGVVGEDDFGEVVFDLDDQMKIPFLRDEIRRSTEEEGIRVRAQINGELGNENMHYPWILPKFPGRFYYYFGKPIETEGRELELRDKDKAQELYLEIKSEVEKCLAFLKEKRESDPYRNIVTRLTYQAMHGFNSEVPTFEI